From a region of the Cherax quadricarinatus isolate ZL_2023a chromosome 75, ASM3850222v1, whole genome shotgun sequence genome:
- the LOC128691923 gene encoding proline-rich protein 36 codes for MKTRVWCLCQVVLAVVTRAVPLAQHNTASPTRLEKTQYDKCSHSFHAWLCRPSLPVGAGRLPTVVFSSTTTRQPPPTHSQLPFTRPRPPTHQQSPPTRPTSPPITTPQHRKGSFLDAEPSLGGVFDSVPFSAPALHPFTFPLPTPPPQPTPPNPSLQSTPPTSPPQPTPLTPPLQPTPPTPPPQPTDPTPPQFIRTQVPHQGSVFFSDPLHAGRSFDSEASLGAPAPTLPPQTLQISSIPPSDKCSSPFQSWRCQKVTTPAPPPRNGDDNSPDASLRAGKDLLPEALPEPPPSKINDKCSHPFHSWLCQPAPRSRTIHRPLAQPITTEAPMSSGVFAESTNTQGRKQLIPESLPSPTRLPPPTSPPVIPPNTTTTYDKCSHPLHSWRCFKPSKPLRLAPPKAKTFPTGGLLDSGVGLMLPAPTQPSPPAPRLLPSTTPSSLPPPAPRLLPAPVPPPPPAQRLLPASVPSSPPPPAAPWLIPAPPRPSTSKPSWVGADPCTHAFHSWLCQPSRPRLKFSPTLLPRRTHHPRPPTPSTRLPPAPSTPKPMDALLDPEASFQSPESIFFPDNFLTTTRPSLPPPPPTRVPPSLPPPPPTRVPPSLPPPPPTRVPPSFPPPPSTRVPPSLPSPPPTRAPSSTLAPAAGSLMDDDSQALPQASLDSDPQPEPEPTRDNTCNHPFHSFLCQKPKRRQFNKPFARPATLPFPTATLPPPPAEEPKAEASFVDPAAKIEDPESRRNIPDPLPAPRTTATLRPKHDQCSHPFHSWLCAPAPGRSRTRSTSTTPNSFLVRLTEIPNIQSLPLENESDGGVSGFQSLQNFGKSVSGRTEESGGSGVASSSFLVFTTTDTPTSQSMPTVTTVPTPSIIVTVPIIPTVPTIPTVPTIPTVSTIPTVPTIPTVPTIPTVPTHLEVIPTVPTVSNSNSVRPIRNVQTSPNASVFQSWSLLFSKEWLDDMKMRKVPHGESGPSSTSRITSPSTIHHSVSNESILDLAPLQINSSPPSSPPSLPNPPSFLPYPIPPLHGLASGVVRAPTDETLDALGSSQSVLVARLPEEPTPFGVYTFEPQRTVSRKPYVF; via the coding sequence GTGGTGTTGGCTGTGGTGACGAGAGCAGTTCCTCTGGCTCAGCACAACACAGCTTCTCCTACACGCCTGGAGAAGACACAATACGACAAGTGCTCTCATTCCTTCCACGCGTGGCTGTGTCGCCCAAGTCTTCCTGTTGGAGCTGGCCGCCTTCCTACTGTCGtgttctcctccaccaccacccgtcAACCACCTCCCACTCATTCACAACTGCCATTCACCCGTCCACGACCTCCCACCCATCAACAATCTCCACCCACCCGCCCaacatctccacccatcaccacaccccaACATCGAAAAGGTTCCTTCCTTGATGCAGAGCCTTCACTGGGAGGAGTCTTTGATTCTGTGCCATTCTCAGCTCCTGCCTTACATCCTTTTACTTTTCCACTTCCCACGCCTCCACCTCAACCCACGCCTCCCAACCCATCACTTCAAAGCACGCCTCCTACCTCACCACCTCAACCCACACCTCTTACTCCACCACTTCAACCCACGCCTCCTACCCCACCTCCTCAACCCACAGATCCCACCCCACCACAATTCATCAGAACACAGGTCCCTCACCAAGGCAGTGTATTCTTCTCTGATCCTTTACATGCAGGAAGAAGCTTCGACTCTGAAGCCTCTCTTGGCGCTCCTGCACCCACATTACCTCCTCAAACTCTTCAAATATCTTCCATCCCACCATCGGACAAGTGTTCCAGTCCTTTCCAATCGTGGAGGTGCCAGAAGGtcaccactcctgcaccaccacccagaaATGGAGACGATAACTCCCCTGACGCTTCCCTCAGAGCCGGGAAGGACCTGCTGCCTGAGGCTCTCCCTGAACCTCCGCCATCCAAAATCAACGACAAGTGCTCACACCCATTCCATTCTTGGTTGTGTCAGCCAGCACCACGCTCCAGGACCATCCACCGCCCTCTGGCACAGCCCATCACAACTGAAGCACCTATGAGTTCTGGTGTGTTCGCTGAATCTACCAATACTCAGGGTAGGAAacaactcatcccagaatccttGCCATCTCCCACCCGACTTCCgccacccacctcaccacctgtaattccccccaacaccacaaccacctacGACAAGTGTAGCCATCCGCTTCATTCATGGCGGTGCTTCAAGCCCTCAAAACCACTGCGACTTGCTCCTCCGAAGGCAAAGACCTTCCCTACTGGAGGTTTGCTAGACTCTGGGGTAGGGCTGATGCTCCCTGCCCCAACACAACCGTCACCCCCAGCACCACGACTGCTCCCTTCTACAACACCATCGTCACTGCCACCCCCAGCACCACGACTGCTCCCtgccccagtaccaccaccacccccagcacagCGACTGCTCCCTGCTTCAGtaccatcgtcaccaccaccacctgcagcaccatGGTTGATTCCTGCACCACCACGACCCTCGACATCAAAGCCATCGTGGGTTGGTGCAGACCCATGTACTCACGCCTTTCATTCCTGGCTTTGTCAGCCGTCACGTCCACGACTCAAATTCTCTCCAACACTTCTCCCCCGAAGAACACACCACCCTCGTCCTCCAACTCCTAGTACTCGTCTTCCTCCAGCTCCCTCAACCCCAAAACCAATGGATGCCCTGCTAGACCCAGAAGCATCTTTCCAGTCTCCAGAATCTATATTCTTCCCCGATAATTTCCTCACTACCACAAGACCgtcgcttccaccaccacctcccacaagaGTGCCtccgtcacttccaccaccacctcccacaagaGTGCCtccgtcacttccaccaccacctcccacaagaGTGCCTCCGTcatttccaccaccaccttccacaaGAGTGCCTCCATCgcttccatcaccacctcccacaaGAGCGCCTTCATCTACCCTGGCACCGGCTGCAGGAAGCCTCATGGATGATGACTCCCAGGCGCTGCCTCAGGCTAGCCTGGACTCAGACCCACAGCCAGAGCCAGAACCCACGCGTGATAACACCTGCAATCATCCCTTCCACAGCTTCCTCTGTCAGAAACCCAAAAGACGTCAGTTTAATAAGCCTTTTGCAAGACCTGCCACCCTCCCCTTCCCTACAGCAACACTGCCGCCACCTCCAGCAGAAGAGCCCAAGGCTGAAGCCTCTTTCGTTGATCCAGCTGCTAAGATAGAAGATCCAGAGAGCCGTCGAAATATTCCAGATCCCCTTCCCGCTCCAAGGACAACGGCAACACTCCGGCCCAAGCACGACCAGTGTAGCCATCCATTCCATTCATGGTTGTGTGCTCCAGCACCAGGAAGATCCAGGACCCGCAGCACCTCAACCACCCCCAACAGCTTCCTTGTGAGGCTAACGGAAATACCAAACATTCAAAGCTTGCCGCTGGAAAATGAGAGTGATGGGGGTGTGTCGGGATTTCAGTCTCTGCAAAATTTTGGAAAATCGGTGAGTGGAAGAACAGAGgagagtggaggcagtggtgtGGCTTCAAGCAGCTTCTTGGTGTTCACTACAACTGACACACCCACCTCACAGTCCATGCCCACAGTTACTACTGTTCCAACACCATCAATCATTGTAACAGTGCCAATTATTCCAACAGTGCCAACCATTCCAACAGTGCCAACTATTCCAACAGTGTCAACCATTCCAACAGTGCCAACCATTCCAACAGTGCCAACCATTCCAACAGTCCCCACTCATCTTGAAGTTATTCCAACTGTCCCAActgtttcaaattcaaattctgtACGTCCAATTCGTAATGTGCAGACGTCGCCAAATGCTTCAGTGTTTCAGAGTTGGTCGTTGCTGTTCAGCAAAGAATGGTTAGATGACATGAAGATGCGTAAGGTGCCGCACGGGGAGTCTGGACCCTCCTCGACTTCGCGTATTACTTCAccctcaaccatccaccacagtgtTAGTAACGAGAGTATTCTGGACCTCGCTCCTCTTCAAATAAATTCTTCTCCCCCTTCCTCGCCTCCTTCACTTCCTAACCCACCTTCGTTTCTTCCTTATCCTATTCCTCCTCTTCATGGACTAGCAAGTGGCGTGGTGAGGGCGCCCACGGACGAGACCCTGGACGCCTTAGGCTCTTCCCAATCCGTTCTTGTGGCCAGGTTGCCCGAGGAGCCCACGCCTTTTGGGGTTTACACGTTCGAGCCTCAACGAACGGTCTCCAGGAAACCGTATGTCTTCTAA